A single Streptomyces mirabilis DNA region contains:
- a CDS encoding GntR family transcriptional regulator: MTKIEPLGAEREPLGAVRERVLAALRQEIIAGRLRPGDRLVERELAERFGVSRVPVREAIRALVAEGFVHFETPRRTVVRRLTPTDVAELFELREALEVYAAGLAAARATPRDLAELADLLDRAATATRTGDAEAITDINTRFHDRILAMAGNSLLISVMEPVDGRLRWLTRQNEEWPQLLTEHHELYESIASGDPERARAHALAHVQANYRSTVRHLFGEAEDSRA, translated from the coding sequence ATGACGAAGATCGAACCCCTGGGCGCGGAACGGGAACCCCTGGGCGCGGTCCGCGAGCGCGTCCTGGCCGCGCTGCGGCAGGAGATCATCGCGGGGCGGCTGCGCCCCGGGGACCGTCTCGTCGAGCGCGAGCTGGCGGAGCGGTTCGGGGTCTCACGGGTTCCCGTGCGCGAGGCGATCCGCGCGCTCGTGGCGGAGGGGTTCGTGCACTTCGAGACACCGCGCCGCACGGTCGTACGCCGGCTCACCCCGACGGACGTGGCCGAACTCTTCGAGCTGCGAGAGGCATTGGAGGTCTACGCGGCCGGGCTCGCGGCGGCACGGGCGACACCGCGGGACCTGGCCGAGCTGGCGGACCTGCTGGACCGTGCGGCGACGGCGACCCGCACCGGCGACGCCGAGGCGATCACCGACATCAACACCCGCTTCCACGACCGCATCCTCGCCATGGCGGGCAACAGCCTGCTGATCTCCGTCATGGAGCCGGTCGACGGCCGACTGCGCTGGCTCACCCGCCAGAACGAGGAGTGGCCCCAACTTCTCACCGAACACCACGAGTTGTACGAGTCCATCGCCTCCGGCGACCCGGAGCGCGCCCGCGCGCACGCCCTCGCCCACGTCCAGGCCAACTACCGGTCGACGGTGCGGCACCTCTTCGGCGAAGCAGAGGATTCCCGAGCGTGA
- a CDS encoding cytochrome P450 family protein yields the protein MDPAEGLIDHPYAVYDRLRDTAPVHRIAGTDGNPAWLVTRYEDVREALANPLLSMDKRHALPGSYQGLSLPPALDANLLNMEAPDHTRIRRLVVRAFTPRRVEQLRTPVRETADRLLDALGPHGSADLIAAYAAPLPITVICDLLGIPGEHRRDFRAWTDVLVAPDPMRPGATKEAVVAMLGFLTQLLADKRKKPADDLLSDLIAVRDEGERLTEDELTSLAFLILFAGYENTVQLIGNAILGLLTHPDQLAALRANPERFPDAVEEFARHEGPALLAIRRFPVEDVTIGEVTVPAGETVLLSLAAANRDPARFPDPERLDLDRDASAHLALGRGIHYCVGAPLARLETEIAVSALLERLPDLALAADPAELRWRPSLRARGLLALPVTY from the coding sequence ATGGACCCCGCAGAAGGCCTCATCGACCACCCGTACGCCGTCTACGACCGCCTGCGCGACACCGCGCCCGTGCATCGCATCGCCGGTACCGACGGCAACCCCGCCTGGCTCGTCACCCGGTACGAGGACGTCCGCGAGGCACTCGCGAACCCGCTGCTCTCGATGGACAAGAGGCACGCGTTGCCCGGGAGTTACCAGGGGCTGTCGCTGCCGCCCGCCCTCGACGCCAACCTCCTGAACATGGAGGCGCCCGACCACACCCGCATCCGGCGCCTGGTGGTCCGCGCCTTCACACCGCGCCGCGTCGAGCAACTGCGCACACCCGTACGGGAAACCGCCGACCGGCTCCTCGACGCGCTCGGACCGCACGGCAGCGCCGACCTGATCGCCGCGTACGCCGCGCCCCTGCCGATCACCGTCATCTGCGACCTGCTGGGCATTCCGGGGGAGCACCGCCGGGACTTCCGGGCCTGGACCGACGTGCTCGTCGCACCGGACCCGATGCGTCCCGGGGCCACCAAGGAGGCGGTCGTGGCCATGCTCGGGTTCCTCACCCAACTCCTCGCGGACAAACGGAAGAAGCCGGCGGACGACCTGCTCTCCGACCTGATCGCGGTGCGCGACGAGGGTGAGCGGCTCACCGAGGACGAGCTGACGTCGCTCGCCTTCCTCATCCTCTTCGCGGGCTACGAGAACACCGTGCAGCTCATCGGCAACGCCATCCTGGGACTGCTCACCCATCCCGACCAGCTGGCCGCCCTGCGCGCGAACCCGGAGCGATTCCCCGACGCGGTCGAGGAGTTCGCGCGCCACGAAGGGCCCGCGCTGCTCGCCATCCGGCGCTTCCCCGTAGAGGACGTGACGATCGGCGAGGTCACCGTGCCCGCGGGTGAGACCGTCCTGCTGTCCCTGGCCGCGGCCAACCGGGACCCGGCCCGCTTCCCGGACCCCGAGCGCCTCGACCTCGACCGGGACGCCTCCGCCCATCTCGCCCTCGGCCGGGGCATCCACTACTGCGTGGGCGCGCCGCTGGCCCGCCTGGAGACGGAGATCGCCGTGTCCGCGCTCCTGGAACGCCTTCCGGACCTCGCCCTCGCCGCCGACCCGGCCGAGCTGCGGTGGCGGCCCTCCCTGCGTGCCCGCGGCCTGCTCGCGCTCCCGGTGACGTACTGA
- a CDS encoding FUSC family protein produces the protein MSRLRAAVPPWLAHALRAQRGPVPWSAVVRGALAAGPLLLAAVQSGRTSVGVVAALGAMLAGINDRPGSRRAAVRRLGVPALAGAGGLLVGSYAGQHVGAVTLTLLLTVLGLLAGAVSAVGPVASGAGTQLLVAAAIGAGMPLPEPGWQRALFFVAGAGWLLVLRLALPTPGATAGDYRFDGERDAVGGVYDAVAALLEAVGGPDAPGRRVALTAALDHAQDALGGPRLRRYASSAAERRLHAQYAAALPLAEAATALAWAGDAVPARAVEGPRRLAVAVRTSTHTGPLPAPARSAPALRALDDALLHAADAFDGGGDDSALHTRRRTAMPLAHTVLGSGGREYGLRVALCFGASVAVAQALHHARWYGSHSHWYWLPATAVFLVKPDLGPLASRVICRAAGTVLGAVLFAGFAALLPRPAGLVALVALCGALIPVATRHFAAQTAVVTVLVLSLVMVGGEPQASWSRIGETLLACAIVLLVGHLPALGQRGGGVRARLTRAAEAAHLYLAHVLDDGTTDDRAGRWALRREAYRALAEARASIDLAAAELPALARHAEGTDEVAATLERLVDTTTACAVQLDDTGRLTPQHSERIAELLAELAEGRERAGLAVKEGQAPPVPLAG, from the coding sequence GTGTCCCGCCTCCGTGCCGCCGTACCGCCCTGGCTCGCCCATGCCCTGCGCGCACAGCGCGGCCCCGTGCCCTGGAGCGCGGTCGTGCGGGGCGCACTGGCCGCAGGGCCGCTGCTGCTCGCGGCGGTGCAGAGCGGGCGTACGTCCGTCGGTGTCGTCGCCGCTCTGGGTGCCATGCTCGCCGGGATCAACGACCGGCCGGGCAGTCGTAGGGCCGCGGTCAGGCGGCTCGGCGTGCCGGCGCTCGCGGGAGCCGGTGGGCTGCTCGTGGGGTCGTACGCGGGACAGCACGTCGGCGCGGTGACGCTCACCCTCCTTCTCACCGTGCTCGGACTGCTCGCCGGAGCCGTCAGCGCCGTCGGGCCCGTCGCCAGCGGAGCGGGTACGCAACTGCTCGTCGCCGCCGCCATCGGGGCCGGGATGCCGCTGCCCGAGCCCGGCTGGCAGCGTGCGCTCTTCTTCGTCGCCGGGGCCGGATGGCTGCTCGTGCTGCGGCTCGCGCTGCCCACACCCGGGGCCACCGCCGGGGACTACCGCTTCGACGGGGAGCGGGACGCCGTCGGGGGTGTGTACGACGCCGTCGCCGCGCTGCTCGAAGCGGTCGGGGGGCCGGACGCGCCCGGTCGCCGGGTCGCCCTCACCGCCGCGCTCGACCACGCCCAGGACGCGCTCGGCGGGCCCCGGCTGCGGCGGTACGCCAGTTCCGCGGCCGAGCGGCGGCTGCACGCGCAGTACGCCGCCGCGCTCCCGCTCGCCGAGGCCGCCACCGCGCTCGCCTGGGCGGGCGATGCGGTGCCCGCAAGGGCCGTCGAAGGGCCGCGGCGGCTCGCCGTCGCCGTACGGACCAGTACGCACACCGGGCCGCTGCCCGCGCCCGCCCGCTCCGCACCGGCGTTGCGCGCCCTCGACGACGCACTCCTGCACGCCGCCGACGCCTTCGACGGGGGTGGCGACGACAGCGCGCTGCACACGCGGCGGCGTACCGCCATGCCCCTCGCCCATACGGTCCTCGGTTCCGGAGGACGCGAGTACGGGCTCCGGGTCGCCCTCTGCTTCGGCGCCAGCGTGGCGGTGGCGCAGGCCCTGCACCACGCCCGCTGGTACGGCAGTCACTCCCACTGGTATTGGCTCCCCGCGACCGCCGTCTTCCTGGTCAAGCCCGACCTCGGACCGCTCGCCTCACGCGTGATCTGCCGGGCGGCGGGGACCGTGCTCGGCGCCGTTCTCTTCGCCGGGTTCGCGGCGCTGCTCCCGCGCCCCGCCGGGCTGGTCGCCCTGGTGGCGCTGTGCGGCGCCCTGATCCCCGTCGCCACCCGGCACTTCGCGGCGCAGACCGCCGTCGTCACCGTGCTCGTGCTCTCCCTCGTCATGGTGGGCGGGGAGCCACAGGCCTCCTGGAGCCGGATCGGCGAGACGCTGCTGGCCTGCGCGATCGTGCTGCTCGTCGGACATCTGCCCGCGCTCGGGCAGCGCGGGGGAGGGGTACGGGCACGGCTCACCCGCGCCGCCGAGGCCGCGCACCTGTACCTCGCCCACGTACTGGACGACGGTACGACCGACGACCGGGCCGGCCGCTGGGCCCTGCGCCGCGAGGCCTACCGCGCGCTCGCCGAGGCCCGCGCCTCGATCGACCTCGCCGCCGCCGAACTCCCCGCCCTGGCCCGGCACGCCGAGGGAACGGACGAGGTCGCGGCCACCCTCGAACGCCTCGTCGACACCACGACCGCGTGTGCCGTGCAGCTCGACGACACCGGACGGCTCACCCCTCAGCACTCCGAACGCATCGCCGAACTCCTCGCCGAACTGGCCGAAGGGCGGGAACGCGCGGGGCTGGCGGTGAAGGAGGGGCAAGCGCCCCCTGTTCCGCTCGCGGGCTGA
- a CDS encoding amidohydrolase, which yields MTPSVPTPSAAGPADLLITGCIALVHDEHEEITFVEDASIVVRAGVIEAVTRETRPPDAAQRIDARGQVAMPGLINCHTHTPMVALRGIAEDLPAEEWFNDFIWPIESNLTEKDVELGARLACAEMIRGGVTCFADHYFSMDAVAAVVTESGLRAHLGETFFSSQGAEGREKSLEFALRQRGGAGGRITTALAPHAPYTVDDADLAATAALAREHGLPVHLHAAESHGQTDTSLARFGRTPIEVLQRAGLLDNEPGLLIAHGTGIVERDLPVLAGASGPVAVATAPRGYLKFAWDPTPVRALREIGVPVGLATDGAASNNSLDVWESMALTSLVQKSAEGDPRWLTSRQALHHATLQSARAVGLGERIGSLAPGRRADIVLVDLSGPHTQPVHDLAATLVHSARSGDVTTTIVDGRVLMRDRVLLTVDLPATVGELGERLPGLVDRGHGRRIQEYDT from the coding sequence ATGACGCCGTCCGTCCCGACCCCGTCCGCGGCGGGCCCCGCCGACCTCCTCATCACCGGATGCATCGCGCTCGTGCACGACGAGCACGAGGAGATCACCTTCGTCGAGGACGCCTCGATCGTCGTACGGGCCGGGGTCATCGAGGCGGTCACGCGCGAGACGCGCCCTCCGGACGCCGCCCAGCGCATCGACGCGCGCGGCCAGGTGGCGATGCCCGGCCTGATCAACTGCCATACGCACACCCCGATGGTCGCCCTGCGCGGGATCGCCGAGGACCTGCCCGCCGAGGAGTGGTTCAACGACTTCATCTGGCCCATCGAGTCCAACCTCACGGAGAAGGACGTGGAGTTGGGGGCGCGGCTCGCCTGCGCCGAGATGATCCGCGGAGGCGTCACCTGCTTCGCCGACCACTACTTCTCGATGGACGCGGTCGCCGCCGTGGTGACCGAGAGCGGGCTGCGCGCACACCTCGGCGAGACCTTCTTCTCCTCGCAGGGCGCCGAAGGCCGCGAGAAGTCCCTGGAGTTCGCGCTGCGACAGCGCGGCGGCGCAGGCGGCCGCATCACCACCGCCCTCGCCCCGCACGCCCCGTACACCGTGGACGACGCCGATCTCGCCGCGACCGCGGCCCTCGCCCGCGAGCACGGCCTTCCCGTGCACCTGCACGCGGCCGAGAGCCACGGCCAGACCGACACCAGCCTGGCCCGGTTCGGCCGGACGCCCATCGAGGTCCTCCAGCGCGCCGGTCTCCTCGACAACGAACCCGGTCTGCTCATCGCGCACGGCACCGGCATCGTCGAACGCGACCTGCCGGTGCTGGCGGGCGCGAGCGGACCCGTCGCCGTCGCGACCGCACCCCGCGGATATCTCAAGTTCGCCTGGGACCCGACCCCGGTACGGGCCCTGCGCGAGATCGGCGTCCCCGTCGGACTCGCCACGGACGGAGCCGCGTCGAACAACTCCCTGGACGTGTGGGAGTCGATGGCGCTCACCTCACTCGTGCAGAAGTCCGCCGAGGGCGACCCACGATGGCTGACGTCCCGTCAAGCCCTGCACCACGCGACACTCCAGAGCGCGCGGGCCGTCGGCCTGGGCGAGCGGATCGGCAGCCTCGCACCCGGGCGGCGGGCCGACATCGTCCTCGTCGATCTCAGCGGCCCACACACCCAGCCCGTGCACGATCTCGCCGCCACCCTCGTCCACAGCGCCCGCTCCGGGGACGTGACGACGACGATCGTCGACGGACGTGTCCTGATGCGCGACCGTGTGCTGCTGACCGTCGATCTGCCCGCCACGGTCGGAGAGTTGGGGGAGCGGTTGCCCGGACTCGTCGATCGGGGCCACGGGAGGCGGATTCAGGAGTACGACACCTGA
- a CDS encoding uracil-DNA glycosylase has product MDSSPAGSSDPGIVGGLGGLGDLDALTDLDARIAGCRACPRLVAWREEVARTRRAAFADQTYWGRPVPGYGPADASLLIVGLAPAAHGGNRTGRMFTGDRSGDVLYAALHDVGLASRGTSVSADDGLELYGVRVTSPVHCAPPANKPTPGERDTCRPWLVRELELLRPTLRAVVVLGAFGWQAALPAFAAAGWTVPRPRPVFAHGARVRLEAQDGPAAGSVELFGCFHVSQRNTFTGRLTPAMLRDVLRTAAGTAGLTTRPYNG; this is encoded by the coding sequence ATGGACAGCAGCCCGGCAGGCAGCAGCGATCCCGGCATCGTCGGCGGCCTGGGCGGTCTGGGTGATCTGGACGCACTGACTGATCTGGACGCTCGGATCGCCGGGTGCCGGGCGTGTCCGCGGCTGGTCGCGTGGCGCGAGGAGGTCGCCCGCACCAGGCGCGCCGCCTTCGCCGACCAGACGTACTGGGGCCGCCCGGTCCCCGGCTACGGACCGGCCGACGCCTCGCTGCTCATCGTCGGCCTCGCACCCGCCGCCCACGGCGGGAACCGGACCGGACGGATGTTCACGGGGGACCGCTCCGGGGACGTGCTCTACGCGGCGCTGCACGACGTGGGGCTCGCCTCGCGCGGGACCTCGGTGAGCGCGGACGACGGACTGGAGCTGTACGGCGTACGCGTCACCTCGCCCGTGCACTGCGCGCCGCCCGCCAACAAGCCGACACCTGGCGAACGGGACACCTGCCGCCCCTGGCTCGTACGGGAGTTGGAGCTGCTGCGGCCCACACTCCGGGCGGTGGTCGTGCTGGGAGCCTTCGGCTGGCAGGCCGCGCTGCCCGCCTTCGCCGCGGCGGGGTGGACGGTGCCCCGGCCCAGGCCGGTGTTCGCGCACGGGGCGAGGGTTCGCCTCGAGGCGCAGGACGGTCCGGCGGCGGGATCCGTCGAGCTCTTCGGGTGCTTCCACGTCAGCCAGCGGAACACGTTCACCGGACGGCTGACGCCCGCCATGCTGCGGGACGTGCTGCGTACGGCGGCCGGGACGGCGGGGCTGACGACACGACCGTACAACGGTTAA
- a CDS encoding RidA family protein, with translation MPARVTVPSLFPPPGYAHASVVEASTRLAFLAGAVPLDAAGKIVGVGDPVRQAEQVIANLGEQLRAVGSDFAHVVATDVYVVSDEPRVLSDVWAVVEASGLSTGPHSSTLLGVACLGYTGQLVEITATAVVPGSASKPEAEADGRRRG, from the coding sequence GTGCCCGCACGCGTCACCGTCCCCAGTCTCTTCCCGCCTCCCGGCTACGCTCACGCGTCGGTCGTCGAGGCGAGTACGCGGCTCGCCTTCCTCGCCGGGGCCGTGCCGCTGGATGCGGCGGGGAAGATCGTCGGCGTGGGGGATCCCGTACGGCAGGCCGAGCAGGTGATCGCCAATCTCGGCGAACAACTCCGCGCGGTGGGCAGTGACTTCGCGCACGTGGTGGCGACCGATGTGTATGTCGTCAGCGATGAGCCGAGAGTGCTGTCCGACGTGTGGGCTGTCGTCGAGGCGTCCGGGCTCAGTACGGGACCCCACTCGTCGACGCTGCTCGGGGTGGCCTGCCTCGGGTACACGGGGCAGTTGGTGGAGATCACGGCGACGGCGGTCGTGCCCGGGTCCGCATCAAAGCCGGAGGCCGAGGCCGACGGTCGTCGTCGAGGGTGA
- a CDS encoding NCS1 family nucleobase:cation symporter-1 → MSLADRAEATGTPAFVPDPRLTNEDLAPAEKRNWKVFDLFAMWMSDVHNLGNYTFAAGLLVLGMNVWQIFTSLLVGFVIIYAGMNMMGRIGQRTGVPFPVVSRISFGVWGANIPALIRAVIAIMWYGIQTYLASVAVNVMLLAAWPGLESWTHHSFLGLDALGWTSFVSLWLIQAMIISQGMESVRKFQDFCGPAIWLVMIALAVWVLAKAGWSISLTSTPHPVSVGEQWRQWFGAVGLILATYGTLMLNFCDFSRFAPSYKTVRRGNFWGLPINSTAFVIVSVIVTAGSIEAFGEAITDPALLVAKVGNTWVLVLGALTFAIATMGVNIVANFVSPAYDLANVWPQKITFKVGGMISTVAALVVTPWNLFSNPTVVNYFLGGLGAFLGPLFGVIMIDYYWVKRGRIDVDRLFDARPGSPYYYRKGVNPKALWAFLPSAAVAAVLALVKAFSDVAPYSWFIGTALAAVLYMTLCRSERAADETAVPEPVEV, encoded by the coding sequence GTGTCCCTCGCCGACCGTGCCGAAGCCACCGGCACCCCAGCGTTCGTCCCCGACCCCCGGCTCACCAACGAAGACCTCGCACCCGCGGAGAAGCGCAACTGGAAGGTCTTCGACCTCTTCGCCATGTGGATGTCAGACGTCCACAACCTCGGCAACTACACCTTCGCCGCGGGCCTGCTGGTCCTCGGCATGAACGTCTGGCAGATCTTCACCTCGCTGCTCGTCGGCTTCGTGATCATCTACGCCGGCATGAACATGATGGGCCGCATCGGCCAGCGCACCGGCGTGCCGTTCCCCGTCGTCAGCCGCATCAGCTTCGGTGTCTGGGGCGCCAACATCCCGGCGCTGATCAGGGCCGTCATCGCCATCATGTGGTACGGGATCCAGACCTACCTGGCCTCCGTCGCCGTCAACGTCATGCTGCTCGCCGCCTGGCCCGGCCTGGAGTCGTGGACCCACCACTCCTTCCTCGGCCTGGACGCGCTCGGCTGGACGTCCTTCGTCTCCCTCTGGCTGATCCAGGCGATGATCATCAGCCAGGGCATGGAGTCGGTCCGCAAGTTCCAGGACTTCTGCGGCCCGGCCATCTGGCTCGTCATGATCGCGCTGGCCGTCTGGGTCCTCGCCAAGGCCGGCTGGAGCATCTCGCTCACCTCGACCCCGCACCCGGTCTCGGTGGGTGAGCAGTGGCGGCAGTGGTTCGGCGCGGTCGGGCTGATCCTCGCGACCTACGGCACGCTGATGCTGAACTTCTGCGACTTCTCGCGCTTCGCCCCCAGCTACAAGACGGTCAGGCGCGGCAACTTCTGGGGCCTGCCGATCAACTCCACGGCCTTCGTCATCGTGTCCGTCATCGTCACGGCCGGTTCCATCGAGGCGTTCGGCGAGGCCATCACCGACCCCGCGCTGCTGGTCGCCAAGGTCGGCAACACCTGGGTCCTGGTCCTCGGCGCCCTGACCTTCGCCATCGCCACCATGGGTGTCAACATCGTCGCCAACTTCGTCTCCCCGGCGTACGACCTGGCGAACGTCTGGCCGCAGAAGATCACCTTCAAGGTCGGCGGCATGATCAGCACGGTCGCCGCACTGGTCGTGACCCCCTGGAACCTCTTCTCCAACCCCACGGTCGTCAACTACTTCCTCGGCGGCCTCGGCGCCTTCCTGGGCCCGCTGTTCGGCGTCATCATGATCGACTACTACTGGGTGAAGCGCGGCAGGATCGACGTCGACCGGCTCTTCGACGCCCGGCCCGGATCGCCGTACTACTACCGCAAGGGCGTCAACCCCAAGGCCCTGTGGGCGTTCCTGCCCTCGGCGGCGGTCGCCGCGGTACTGGCCCTGGTGAAGGCGTTCAGCGACGTGGCCCCGTACTCCTGGTTCATCGGAACCGCGCTGGCCGCGGTTCTCTACATGACCCTCTGCCGCAGCGAGCGCGCCGCCGACGAGACAGCCGTCCCCGAGCCCGTGGAGGTCTGA
- the pip gene encoding prolyl aminopeptidase, giving the protein MGLYPEIEPYDHGMLDVGDDNRVYWEVCGNPDGKPAVMLHGGPGSGCGPWFRRYFDPAEYRIVLLDQRGCGRSTPHAAAYGTDMAVNTTAHVIGDLELLRRHLGIRRWLVWGVSWGSMLGLRYAQTHPDVVSELVLTAVGTGANAEVALLTRGLGRFFPEAFERFLAELPEGERDGNLAAAYSRLLESPDPEVRARAARAWTDWETAIVPAPPRSEERYEDPEFRMAFARTVTHYFGNDLFLGEGNDEGVVLRDAPLLKGIPGTLVQGSLDLGNLLGTVWRLHHGWPDSELIVVDDVGHTMGARGVVDALVAATDKYALR; this is encoded by the coding sequence ATGGGCCTGTATCCGGAGATCGAACCGTACGACCACGGCATGCTCGACGTCGGTGACGACAACCGCGTGTACTGGGAGGTCTGCGGGAACCCCGACGGCAAGCCCGCCGTCATGCTGCACGGCGGTCCGGGGTCCGGCTGCGGTCCTTGGTTCCGGCGTTACTTCGACCCCGCCGAGTACCGGATCGTGCTGCTCGACCAGCGCGGCTGCGGACGCTCCACACCGCACGCCGCCGCGTACGGGACGGACATGGCCGTCAACACGACTGCGCATGTGATCGGCGACCTGGAGCTGCTGCGACGGCACTTGGGCATCCGGCGGTGGCTGGTGTGGGGCGTGTCGTGGGGGTCGATGCTGGGGCTGCGGTACGCGCAGACGCATCCGGACGTCGTCTCCGAACTGGTGCTGACCGCGGTGGGCACCGGCGCGAACGCCGAAGTGGCCCTGCTGACCAGGGGACTTGGGCGGTTCTTCCCCGAGGCCTTCGAGCGGTTCCTCGCCGAACTGCCCGAGGGGGAGCGGGACGGGAACCTCGCCGCCGCGTACAGCCGGCTGCTCGAATCGCCCGACCCCGAGGTGCGGGCGCGGGCGGCGCGGGCCTGGACCGACTGGGAGACGGCGATCGTTCCCGCGCCGCCGCGGTCGGAGGAGCGCTATGAGGACCCGGAGTTCCGCATGGCTTTCGCGCGGACCGTCACCCACTACTTCGGCAACGACCTCTTCCTCGGGGAAGGCAACGACGAAGGCGTCGTGCTCCGCGACGCGCCCCTGCTGAAGGGCATCCCCGGCACGCTCGTCCAGGGCAGTCTGGACTTGGGGAACCTGCTGGGCACGGTGTGGCGGCTCCACCACGGCTGGCCCGACAGCGAGTTGATCGTCGTGGACGACGTGGGGCACACCATGGGGGCGAGGGGTGTGGTGGACGCGTTGGTGGCGGCGACGGACAAGTACGCCCTGCGCTAG
- a CDS encoding aspartate/glutamate racemase family protein produces the protein MHIVVTNCNTTQEMTEEIVRGARAAAGPGTTVTGLTPAWGPESAEGWLDSYLSAAAVLDTLRTYEGPCDAVVMAGFGEHGREGARELLDVPVVDITEAAAHLACLLGRRYGVVTTLERSRGQIEDSLYAAGVAQNCAAVVGTGLGVLDLGDVQRTEEAFVAAAERAREAGAEVLVLGCAGMTGLQRAVGEKVDLPVVDGVAAAVKLAESLVSLGLTTSRVGSYARPLPKRRAWGAGWG, from the coding sequence GTGCACATCGTCGTCACCAACTGCAACACCACGCAGGAGATGACCGAGGAGATCGTGCGAGGTGCCCGGGCCGCCGCAGGCCCGGGCACCACCGTGACCGGCCTCACCCCCGCCTGGGGACCCGAGTCCGCCGAGGGCTGGCTCGACAGCTACCTCTCCGCCGCGGCCGTCCTCGACACCCTGCGCACGTACGAGGGCCCCTGCGACGCCGTGGTCATGGCGGGCTTCGGCGAACACGGACGCGAGGGCGCGCGCGAACTCCTCGACGTGCCCGTCGTCGACATCACGGAGGCCGCCGCCCACCTCGCCTGCCTGCTCGGCCGCCGCTACGGAGTCGTCACCACCCTGGAGCGCTCACGCGGCCAGATCGAGGACAGCCTGTACGCCGCCGGAGTCGCCCAGAACTGCGCCGCGGTCGTCGGCACCGGCCTCGGCGTCCTCGACCTCGGCGACGTGCAGCGCACGGAGGAGGCGTTCGTGGCCGCCGCGGAGCGGGCCCGGGAGGCAGGCGCCGAGGTCCTCGTCCTCGGCTGCGCCGGCATGACCGGCCTGCAACGGGCGGTCGGGGAGAAGGTGGACCTCCCGGTCGTCGACGGCGTCGCCGCCGCGGTCAAACTCGCGGAGTCGCTGGTCTCCCTGGGCCTCACGACGAGCCGGGTGGGCAGCTATGCGCGACCGCTGCCGAAACGGCGGGCGTGGGGCGCCGGTTGGGGCTGA
- a CDS encoding nucleotidyltransferase family protein, whose product MPTPTRPPHIDDETFLDHVTDRLAALPGVRGVALGGSRAQGTHGPDSDWDLAIYYRGVFDPDDLRAVGWQGEVSEIGGWGGGVFNGGAWLTVEGRRVDVHYRDLDVVERQLASAEQGRFHVEPLLFHLAGIPSYLVVAELAVNRVLCGDLPRPAAYPAKLRTSACAHWHGTAHATLAYAKANHAPAGRLTEVAGALATAALQTGHAVLAARGEWVTNEKRLLERAGLRGIDEIVRGGVKEPEGLVRMLGRAEEVLDAAVAGARESGAE is encoded by the coding sequence ATGCCCACACCGACCCGGCCGCCGCACATCGACGACGAGACGTTCCTCGACCACGTCACCGACCGTCTGGCCGCCCTCCCCGGAGTCCGGGGCGTCGCCCTCGGTGGCTCGCGCGCGCAAGGTACCCATGGACCCGACAGCGACTGGGACTTGGCGATCTACTACCGGGGTGTCTTCGACCCCGACGACCTGCGGGCCGTCGGCTGGCAGGGTGAGGTCTCGGAGATCGGCGGCTGGGGCGGGGGCGTGTTCAACGGCGGGGCCTGGCTGACTGTCGAAGGCCGTCGTGTCGACGTCCACTATCGCGATCTCGACGTGGTGGAAAGGCAGTTGGCGAGTGCGGAGCAGGGGCGCTTCCACGTGGAGCCGCTCCTCTTCCATCTCGCGGGAATCCCGAGCTACCTCGTCGTCGCCGAGCTCGCCGTCAACCGTGTCCTGTGCGGCGACCTGCCCCGACCCGCCGCCTACCCGGCGAAACTCCGCACCTCCGCCTGCGCCCACTGGCACGGCACCGCCCATGCCACCCTCGCCTACGCCAAGGCCAACCACGCGCCCGCCGGTCGTCTCACAGAGGTCGCGGGAGCGCTGGCGACCGCCGCCCTGCAGACCGGTCACGCGGTGCTGGCGGCGCGCGGGGAGTGGGTGACGAACGAGAAGCGGCTACTGGAGCGGGCCGGGCTGAGAGGGATCGACGAGATCGTGCGCGGCGGGGTGAAAGAACCCGAAGGCCTGGTGCGCATGCTCGGGCGGGCCGAGGAGGTCTTGGACGCCGCGGTCGCCGGGGCCCGGGAATCCGGCGCCGAATAA